AACCCCACCCGTTTGGGCCTGAAATCCAATCGAATCCAATCAAAAAGTTGCCAGCAAAAAGAAACAGAATGGCTTAGACTTTATGCTGCTCACGAGTCGTGTTTTTTTCGCTGTTTATTTGGTGTATGGTTCGATCCACTTCCATTCCTCCCAGACGACACAAGCCTGCTGAGGCTCCATGAAAGCGTGGTTGTCCGGGCACTGGATGTAGTCGGCCTTCTCCTGTCCCTCAGGGCAAACCCAGTAGTGGGTGGGATCGGAAATGTCGCGGAACTTGCGGGCGTGATCGTCAACAATGGCGCAGTTGGGCTCGGCGTAGATGTCCTGGCCGTTGTAGGCGCTGGCCATAGCCAGGATCAGGCCCAGGAGCAGGCAGCAGAGGAGAGTGCCTAAGCGAAAATTATTTGTTCATTGTTTGATTAAGTTTTCGGGGAAAGATGCTAGCTCACCCTTGTACATGATGGGAATGTTGCAATCAAAAACCGCCAATTGGCATTTTTATAGTGCCAATTTTTCCTTATCGCTCTCTCCATGCGACACTTGTTACCACAGCATGTTGCACATGAAAAATCACTTAGTTGAAATGAAATTCGATTTATTTTTGGAGCCGGTCGTGGTGTTTGGGCAATCATAACGAGTCAACGCTTTTCACCCGGCTGCATTAATTGGATTTGGCCCAGAGACCGAGCGTGTCGGCTTAATCGATAATTAGCCGCTGCACCGCGTCTGGGCCGCATCTTGGCCAACTTTGAAATAATCAGACAGCTTAACACTTGCTGTGTCATCTTGTCCCTTGCCTCCTCTTGGCCAAAATCGTCACCCGCTGGGAGTTGCGTCTCCCTTCAGTGATTGGCATCTGCCCCATCCAAGTCCCTCCGAGTCCAAGTCATTCCATCAACGCGGAAACAGTAATTACACTTTAAAGTATTTTGTAAGCGATTTTCAGGGCTGTTGCTTTGCTGCTAAAcggtttttgtatttcttagttttcatttattatttctcCCTCTTTTTCTGAAGACTCTGCACATTTCGTGATGCTATTTATGTTGGTCAAGTGACCGGACTGAGGCTTAAATCGC
The Drosophila bipectinata strain 14024-0381.07 chromosome 3R, DbipHiC1v2, whole genome shotgun sequence DNA segment above includes these coding regions:
- the LOC108129451 gene encoding uncharacterized protein, coding for MYKGTLLCCLLLGLILAMASAYNGQDIYAEPNCAIVDDHARKFRDISDPTHYWVCPEGQEKADYIQCPDNHAFMEPQQACVVWEEWKWIEPYTK